CTGGGACGAACGCATCGAGCAATTGCTGCCCTACCAGGTCAACACGCAGATGATGAAGGCCTCGGGCAACCCCCGGGTGAAATTCATGCACTGCTTGCCGGCGTTCCATAACAGCGAAACCAAGGTCGGCAAGGACATTGCCGCACGTTATCCGAATCTCGCCAACGGCGTTGAAGTGACCGAGGAGGTTTTCGAGTCCCCGGCCAACATTGCCTTCGAACAAGCGGAAAACCGCATGCATACCATCAAGGCGATCCTGGTGGCGGCGTTGGCGGATATTTAATACCCACCCTCCCCCATGTTGGAATGCGATCCAGTGTGGGAGCGGGCTTGCTCGCGAAGGCGGTGTTACAGGCAATATTTATCTGGACTGAGACACCGCCTTCGCGAGCAAGCCCGCTCCCACAGCTGGACTGCGTCGTTTGATCCATTTTGAAAGGACAACACCATGCGCATCGTCGTTGCCTTGGGCGGTAACGCCCTCCTGCGTCGGGGGGAACCCATGACCGCAGACAATCAACGCAGCAACATCCGCACCGCGACCGAACAGATCGCCAAGATCCATCCGGGCAACCAACTGGTCATCGCCCACGGCAACGGCCCGCAGGTCGGCCTGCTGTCGTTGCAGGCGGCGGCGTACACCTCGGTCACGCCGTACCCGCTGGACGTGTTGGGGGCCGAAACCGAAGGCATGATCGGCTACATCATCGAACAGGAACTGGGCAACCTGCTGGACTTCGAAGTGCCCTTCGCCACGCTGCTGACCCAGGTTGAAGTGGACGCCAACGACCCGGCGTTCCAGACCCCGAGCAAGCCCATCGGCCCGGTCTACAGCCAGCAAGAGGCGGAAAAACTCGCCGCCGAGAAAGGCTGGGCCATCGCCCCGGACGGCGACAAGTTCCGCCGCGTGGTCGCAAGCCCCAGGCCCAAGCGCATCTTCGAGATCCGTCCGATCAAATGGCTGCTGGAAAAAGGCAGCATCGTGATCTGCGCCGGTGGCGGCGGCATCCCGACGATGTATGACGTCGACGGCAAGCTGCAAGGCGTGGAAGCGGTGATCGACAAAGACCTGTGCTCGGCGCTGCTGGCCGAACAACTGGACAGCGATCTGCTGGTGATCGCCACCGATGTCAACGCCGCGTTCATCGACTTCGGCAAGCCGACTCAGAAAGCCATCGCCCAGGCCCACCCCGACGACATGGAACGGCTCGGTTTCGCCGCCGGGTCCATGGGGCCGAAGGTGCAAGCCGCCTGCGAATTCGCCCGCCACACCGGCAAGGACGCGGTGATCGGATCGCTGTCGGACATCGATGCTATCGTCCAGGGCACCGCTGGC
This genomic interval from Pseudomonas alvandae contains the following:
- the arcC gene encoding carbamate kinase, with translation MRIVVALGGNALLRRGEPMTADNQRSNIRTATEQIAKIHPGNQLVIAHGNGPQVGLLSLQAAAYTSVTPYPLDVLGAETEGMIGYIIEQELGNLLDFEVPFATLLTQVEVDANDPAFQTPSKPIGPVYSQQEAEKLAAEKGWAIAPDGDKFRRVVASPRPKRIFEIRPIKWLLEKGSIVICAGGGGIPTMYDVDGKLQGVEAVIDKDLCSALLAEQLDSDLLVIATDVNAAFIDFGKPTQKAIAQAHPDDMERLGFAAGSMGPKVQAACEFARHTGKDAVIGSLSDIDAIVQGTAGTRISMATPGIVYR